One segment of Pseudomonadota bacterium DNA contains the following:
- a CDS encoding HIRAN domain-containing protein has protein sequence MGRTFRAKIAGVIHNNNDGTSRQEILRKCSLGESLVLQRDYNNAFDEYAIAVLRKTREQVGFIPRQVAFRHPAMNDLAPHMDQGGEVSAKIVSLIGGECEIEIEVIGCDGGKPYQLREAEARDLRDKAKALERSDPKEAIRLYRQSIAKMLEVDSLIRETRFFKNQVAELGYDLGTWRRSSLPIERITALLERQKNYSECLEEISSYENTEDRKGLSQNDFRKIRERKRKVKRLFQPSKEKIDTAFLVERIKMLQVDPNRFHEEHSTYHSYDCTTELVSHYRAEIKHLGLGASQIITEFERDKLVKKVSDQFKQWDEEWLIYLQQDLAEGIREDGST, from the coding sequence ATGGGGCGAACATTTCGTGCAAAGATAGCTGGCGTTATCCATAACAACAATGACGGTACGAGTCGGCAAGAAATACTACGGAAATGCTCCCTTGGTGAGAGCCTTGTGCTGCAACGAGATTACAATAATGCTTTCGATGAATACGCCATCGCGGTTTTGAGGAAGACGAGAGAACAAGTAGGTTTTATTCCGCGACAAGTTGCTTTCAGGCATCCGGCAATGAACGATTTGGCCCCGCATATGGATCAAGGCGGCGAGGTTAGTGCAAAGATTGTTTCTCTCATTGGCGGTGAATGTGAGATCGAGATTGAAGTAATTGGTTGCGATGGCGGGAAACCCTACCAATTGAGGGAAGCAGAAGCGAGAGACCTAAGAGACAAAGCAAAAGCCCTCGAAAGAAGTGACCCAAAGGAAGCAATCAGACTATACAGACAATCCATTGCCAAAATGCTGGAAGTCGATAGCTTGATTAGGGAAACGCGTTTTTTCAAAAACCAGGTGGCGGAGCTTGGTTACGATCTTGGCACTTGGCGGAGGTCGTCTTTGCCTATCGAGAGGATAACTGCATTATTAGAAAGACAGAAGAACTATTCTGAATGCTTAGAGGAGATATCTAGCTATGAAAATACTGAAGATAGAAAGGGATTAAGCCAAAACGATTTCCGAAAGATTCGCGAGCGAAAGAGAAAAGTCAAAAGGCTTTTTCAGCCCAGTAAAGAGAAAATAGACACTGCTTTCCTTGTTGAACGAATTAAAATGCTACAGGTTGACCCAAACAGGTTTCACGAAGAACATTCTACTTATCATTCTTACGACTGCACCACAGAGCTTGTCAGTCATTACAGGGCGGAAATCAAACACCTTGGCCTTGGGGCCTCACAAATAATAACGGAGTTCGAAAGGGATAAACTCGTAAAAAAGGTCAGTGACCAATTCAAGCAATGGGATGAAGAGTGGTTAATATACTTGCAGCAAGATTTAGCAGAAGGGAT